In Roseibium algicola, the DNA window AGCCGGCGCTCCCGGTGTCGGGCAACAGGTTCTGGCAACCGGAGATGACACCGGGCAGCTCTATCAGAACGGTATCGTTGTCGAGGAAGCCGCCCGTCTTGACGAAGTCATCAAGCATTTGAAGGGCCGTGCCCCGGACGATGACGCCGAAGCGAACTCCGATGACGTGGTGCTCGAGGGACCGCAAAGCGCCTCAGGCGAGTTGGCTTCGCTGGTGGACACCGCCGGAACCTCCGCTTCGCTGCAAATCAGTGCCGGCAACAACACACTGATCAATCAGGCCATTCTGGTGGACGTCTGGGGCAAGGCCGCGACCATAGCTGTGGCCGGCGATTATTACGATCTCGACATTATCAGCCAGACAAATGTTCTGGCAGCGCCGCATCTGGCGGGTCTTGGCCAGTGGGAGACGGATCCGAGTACCGGCAGCTACAACATCGCATCGATCATGAACACCGGTTCGGATCTGCCCATGGATGTTGCTCCGGTCGGCAATCATTCACTCTGGGATATCACCTTTCACGACGGTGACATGACCTTCGTGAACTGGCTGACCCAGAAGAACTACCTGGTCGACAACGATACCATCGTCTACCAGGAAGACGACTCGGGCACGACGATCATGTCCGGTGGCAATATTCTGACAAATGCTCTCAACCTTACGGAACTGAGCACCTTTTTCGATCTTATCCTGATCGGAGGCGACTATTACTCGGCCAATGTGATCAGCCAGACCAACGTCATGGTCAATTTCGATCAGGTCATTGCCGAAGGTACACAAGACGCTTCCATGCCGATGCCTGACGGGCAGATCGACAATCTGCTCTGGAACGAGGCCTATATCGTTTCCAACTACAACAGTTCCGTCGTCGACCTGGATCCGGCAAGCGCGAACCGGCTCGCAACGGCAGATGAAGAGGATCTCGGCGATGACTTCTTGTCCGGGCTCTTCAGCGGGGAAGCTTCGCCTTTCAACCAGCTGAACGTTCTTTATATCTCCGGTGATGTCTACGACATCAATTATCTCGAACAGGTCAATATCCTTGGCGACAGCGACAGCATCGCCACGCTTGGGGTCGATGTCTCAAGCGAAGGCACCAGCATCAACGGCGATTCAAACCTTCTCTACAATGCCGCGGTGATTCAGGAAGCCAGCGTGGACAATGTTGTTCGCGTCGGTGGCGACACCTATTCGGAAGCTTTGCTTTACCAGGCGGAGATCCTGACCGCAGATGTCGAGCAACCTGATCACGGCGGGGCGGGTCTTGCGTCGGAGGCCGTTGTCTTCCTGGCCGATGGCATGCTGACCAATGGTGACAACGATCTCGAAACCGTCAACCTGAACCAGGTGCCGGACGAGGTCTGTGTCGATCCGATGGCGACAATGGTCGCTTAGGGGAGACAGGTCATGACCATTTCATACGATGTTGCCGATGGGCAGCGGACGAACCGGGCGGGTGAGCCGCAGGTGCTGGGCCCCGATGCGAAAAAGGGTGATGCACGGCTTGTCGGCGCAAAGACAGCCGCTGCAGGCGGACCAGCTCTGAACGCGGGAGACGCAAGGGCGAAACCGGCGGACGGCGGCAAGTCCGCCCGGACAGGTGCTGGCACTGGCACAGGCACAGGCAAAGCCAAGGCTGAAAAGCCCGAGTTCCACCAACGGACGACACCGCCCGATCTTTCCAAGGCACTCGAAAACGGCGTCGCCGCCGTTCGGCGCAATCTACTCATCGTGCTGATGTTTTCCTGCGTCATCAATGTGCTTGTGCTGTCAATTCCGGTCTATCTGTTCCAGATCTCGGACCGGGTCCTTACCAGCCGCTCGCTGGACACGCTGGTCATGCTGACAGGCGTGATCGTCGGGGCGGTTCTGCTGCAGGCAGCCTTCGATGCCATCCGCCGCTTCATCCTCATGCGCACGGCGGTGGAACTCGCATCGCAACTGGGTTCACCCATCCTCGCAGCCGCCGCACGAGCTTCGCTCAACAGCAACGGCAAGGAGTACCAGATCCTGAACGACCTGCAGCAATTGCGGGGTTTTTTGGTGTCCGGCACCATGATGGCATTTCTGGATGGTCCCTTCGCGCCGCTTTTCCTGGTGGCGATCTACCTCATTCATCCGCACCTCGGGATGATCGTCGGCGGCACCTGTGTGATCCTGCTCGTGATCGCGGTGATCAACCAGAAGATCACGTCCCGGCATTTCAGTGATGCCAACCAGAACCAGAGCAAGGCGAACCTGCATCTGGATGCCATGTCCAGGAATTCGCAGATCATCAACGCCCTGGCCATGATCCCGGAAGCGGTTCACCTGTGGGGGCGCGATACGGCTGCTTCGCTGCGCGCGCAGGTCAGTGCGCAGGACAGAAACATTGTTTCGGCCTCCATCACCAAGGCGGTCCGGCTTCTGACGCAGGTAGCGATGCTCGGGTGGGGGTCATTCCTTGCCATCCAGGGTGAACTGACCGGGGGCATGGTGATTGCCGCCTCCATTATCGGCGGCCGGGCGCTGTCGCCCATCGAGGGGGCGATCGAAGGCTGGAACCAGTATCTGCTGTCGCGCAATTCCTATGGCCGGATCTCGACACTGCTGAAATCCTCGCCGCTCAACTCCGAACGTCTCGTTTTGCCCAAGCCGCAAGGCCGGCTTGATGTCGAACGCCTGCTTTACGTGCCCCAGGGGACCAAGCGGGTCGTGCTCAACAGCATCACCTTCTCGCTGAAAGCCGGGGACTCTCTTGCGATCATCGGCAACTCGGGAGCCGGCAAAACCACACTCGGCAAGATGCTGGTGGGATCCATCCTGCCGACATCGGGCGCGGTGCGTCTGGACCTGATGGACCTGCGCAACTGGAACCAGCGGCAGCTGGGTGAGAACATCGGTTACCTGCCGCAGGACGTTCAGCTCTTCCCGGGCACGATCAAGCAGAACATCGGCCGTATGCGCGAAGATGCTTCGGACGAGCAGATCTACGAAGCTGCCTGTCTGGCCGACGTGCACGCCATGATTTCCGAATTGGCCCACGGCTATGAAACGGTCGTTGCGGCCGACGGTGCACCGCTGTCAGGCGGTCAGAAGCAGCGTATCGCGCTTGCCAGGGCATTCTTCGGTAATCCACGTTTCGTCGTTCTGGACGAACCCAACTCAAATCTGGACACCAATGGCGACGAAGCGCTTGCACGGGCAATGGCACATGCCAAGGCCGAAGGCATCACCGTCGTCGCGATCACGCAAAAGCCGTCCCTGCTGAAATGTGTCGACCGGATCCTCGTTCTGGCCGACGGCTCCATCAGCATGTTCGGTTTCCGCAACGAGGTGCTGGAACTCCTTGCCGACCGGAAGAAACAAAGAGCGGTTCAGCAACAAGGATAAGCGTTTGCAGCCGCCAGGGACGGCTCAAGCCAGGGGGAAAAGATGAGCAACGCTCTGACACATCACGAACCGATGGACTGGTATTCGGCAGTGCCGAGATCGATTTTCTGGCACACGCTGATCGGCGTTTTCATGCTGGTCTTCTTCATAGGAGGCTTTGCCGCCTGGTCCTTTACCGCGCCGTTGGCAGCCGCCGTGATTTCAAGCGGAACCTTTGTCGCAACCGGACAGAACAAGCAGATTCAGCACTACGAAGGCGGGATCGTGAAGGAGATCCTGGTGCAGGAAGGCGAGCGCGTTCAAAAAGGCGATCCAATTGTTCGTCTCGACGAAACCGTCGCATCCGCAAACGAGCGACAACTGGGGCTCAAGCTGGCGCGGCTGGAAGCGATCAACGCCCGTCTGCGCGCCGAATATCTCTGGCTGAAGGAGGTGGAATTCCCGCAAACATTGCTGGACCTGAAGGACGATGAGGAAATTGCCACCATCATCGCCGGCCAGAAGCTGAGTTTCATCGGATCCCAGGCCAAGCTGACAAGCGATATCAGGATTCTGGAGAGCACGATCGAATCCCTTCAGCACCGCCGCGACGGCTACCGTGAACAGCATGATGCCATGATCAGGCAGCTGGCGATCCTGCAGG includes these proteins:
- a CDS encoding type I secretion system permease/ATPase: MTISYDVADGQRTNRAGEPQVLGPDAKKGDARLVGAKTAAAGGPALNAGDARAKPADGGKSARTGAGTGTGTGKAKAEKPEFHQRTTPPDLSKALENGVAAVRRNLLIVLMFSCVINVLVLSIPVYLFQISDRVLTSRSLDTLVMLTGVIVGAVLLQAAFDAIRRFILMRTAVELASQLGSPILAAAARASLNSNGKEYQILNDLQQLRGFLVSGTMMAFLDGPFAPLFLVAIYLIHPHLGMIVGGTCVILLVIAVINQKITSRHFSDANQNQSKANLHLDAMSRNSQIINALAMIPEAVHLWGRDTAASLRAQVSAQDRNIVSASITKAVRLLTQVAMLGWGSFLAIQGELTGGMVIAASIIGGRALSPIEGAIEGWNQYLLSRNSYGRISTLLKSSPLNSERLVLPKPQGRLDVERLLYVPQGTKRVVLNSITFSLKAGDSLAIIGNSGAGKTTLGKMLVGSILPTSGAVRLDLMDLRNWNQRQLGENIGYLPQDVQLFPGTIKQNIGRMREDASDEQIYEAACLADVHAMISELAHGYETVVAADGAPLSGGQKQRIALARAFFGNPRFVVLDEPNSNLDTNGDEALARAMAHAKAEGITVVAITQKPSLLKCVDRILVLADGSISMFGFRNEVLELLADRKKQRAVQQQG